One Coprobacter fastidiosus genomic window, AAGTGATATATACAGATAGCTCGAATTTTTTTGACGGTTGTCTGTTTTATTCAGCAGATTACGATGATGAAATCTATATGTCGGTTTTGTTTATATATTTTTATTGTTCTTTTTCTATTCCCTTTTTCTGCATATACTCAGGCTTCGGGAAAGAAATTCGTTGTTGTGATTGATGCCGGACACGGAGGAAAAGATCCGGGAGCAATAGGACGAATAATCCGGGAAAAAAATATAAATTTGGGTATTGCTTTGAAATTAGGTGCACTTATTCGGGAAAATCATCCAGATGTAAAGGTTGTATATACTCGTGATCGTGATATTTTCGTAGAATTACAGCAACGAGCGAATATTGCAAATCGTGTTAAGGCCGATCTTTTTATTTCTATACACACCAATTCTGCCACAAATCGTTCCGCTTACGGGACAGAAACCTATACTTTAGGTTTGGCGAGAACAGAAGAAAATTTGAGGGTAGCTAAACGGGAAAATTCGGTAATTCTTCTGGAAGATGATTTCTCTAAACGTTATGAAGGCTTTGATCCGAACTCTACCGAATCTTATATTATGTTTGAGTTTTTGCAGGATAAACATCTTGAACAAAGCATTAATCTTGCTTCTTCTATACAAAGGCAGTTTAAGAATTCGGCGAAAAGAGTTGATCGGGGGGTGCGTCAAGCAGGATTTCTTGTATTGCGTAATACAGGTATGCCGAGTGTCCTTATAGAGGTAGGGTATATATCCAATAGGAATGAAGAGGCTTATCTTGCATCGGAAAAGGGACAGTTGCAGATGGCAAAATCTATTTATAATGCCTTTTGTGACTATAAATCGGATTGTGATCGAAAACAAGGTGCTGTCATAAGCAGAAATAGAGCAAAAGAAAAGACGGATTCGTCGCTTCGGAATGAGAATCGAACAATTGTCGCGACAAAAACAGATTCGGAAAAGAGTTCGGTATCTTCCGGTAGCGGAATTGTATATAAAATACAGATCATGGTTTCACCTAAAAAGTACGGAGAAAAGAATTCCTGCTTTAAAGGTCTTTCTCCTGTGTCATATTATCGGGAAAACGGATTATATAAATATACTTATGGGGAAACAACCGATCGGAAAAAATTGTTACAAGAATTACCAAGAGCTCGGAAATTATTTAAAGACGCTTTTATTGTTTCTTTTAAGGATGGTGTAAAAGTGAAATAAAAGACGAACGGAGATATTAAAATAAACTGCAGATCGAGAAGCAGAAACAATGAACTTGTTCGATGGATTATGTCGAGGTGCAGTGTTTAGAGATTAAAATATGAAAAAGCTTTTTACAAAAGAGGTCAAAATTGCGCTTGCCGTGTTGATAAGTGCTGTTATTTTGGTGGTAGGTATAGAGTATTTGAAAGGCATTAACTTGATGAAGCCTACCAATTATTATTACATAGAGTATAAAAATGTGACAGGATTAACCGTTTCCACCCCTGTTGTGATCGATGGTTTTAAAGTCGGTTTAGTGCGAGAGATTAATTATAATTATGATAAACCGGGAACTGTAACCGTTGAAGTGAGTTTGGATAATCAGTTGAAAGTCCCTTCGGGAAGCAAAGCCGTGTTAATGGTTGATTTCTTGGGTACGGCAACAATCGATTTGCGGTTGAATAAGTACGTAAGTACTTATCATTCGGCAGGTGATGTGTTGATCGGAGAGAATGCTCCCGATATGTTGGGCAGTATTCAAAATAATGTACTCCCGCAATTAACGGCCA contains:
- a CDS encoding N-acetylmuramoyl-L-alanine amidase family protein; the protein is MKSICRFCLYIFIVLFLFPFSAYTQASGKKFVVVIDAGHGGKDPGAIGRIIREKNINLGIALKLGALIRENHPDVKVVYTRDRDIFVELQQRANIANRVKADLFISIHTNSATNRSAYGTETYTLGLARTEENLRVAKRENSVILLEDDFSKRYEGFDPNSTESYIMFEFLQDKHLEQSINLASSIQRQFKNSAKRVDRGVRQAGFLVLRNTGMPSVLIEVGYISNRNEEAYLASEKGQLQMAKSIYNAFCDYKSDCDRKQGAVISRNRAKEKTDSSLRNENRTIVATKTDSEKSSVSSGSGIVYKIQIMVSPKKYGEKNSCFKGLSPVSYYRENGLYKYTYGETTDRKKLLQELPRARKLFKDAFIVSFKDGVKVK
- a CDS encoding MlaD family protein, with protein sequence MKKLFTKEVKIALAVLISAVILVVGIEYLKGINLMKPTNYYYIEYKNVTGLTVSTPVVIDGFKVGLVREINYNYDKPGTVTVEVSLDNQLKVPSGSKAVLMVDFLGTATIDLRLNKYVSTYHSAGDVLIGENAPDMLGSIQNNVLPQLTAMLPKIDTILTGIQTIVTNPALSESIDHLNRITADLEVSSKKLSHIMDKDMPPILANVTGITENVNEFSSQLNELDLKKTVVSVDSTLLGLQSITNKLNNNDNTLGLLLNDKQLYDGLLNTVGSADSLLIDLRLNPKRYVHFSLFGRKK